Proteins encoded together in one bacterium window:
- a CDS encoding PorV/PorQ family protein has product MREISPRSHRVRILLMTLVLASLALAADGPGTVGADFLRLGIGARPMALAGAYTAIADDVFGMAANPAGMAQIINAELGSYYANIIGDVHHGWIGFTHDISDMWSYGVELNMVYTSETRRDSYGDPIGTYSVGLGTLGGAISMEPLPGFSLGLSGHYVVQKYDQEVGQGFAGDFGLLYHTRFNGLRVGLVLENLGPKVKFQELSESMPMGVRVGLGSSMFQETLTVTGDFSYGFEGTLEACAGVEWEAVRGVSFRAGYNILGDFDSWSGISLGIGLDALSGLIVGELDYAFVPQLPMGYVHRVSYTLKF; this is encoded by the coding sequence ATGCGAGAGATTTCACCGCGGTCGCATCGGGTCCGTATCCTGCTGATGACCCTCGTTCTGGCGAGCCTGGCCCTGGCGGCCGACGGACCGGGCACCGTGGGGGCCGATTTCCTCCGGCTGGGGATCGGCGCCCGACCCATGGCGCTGGCCGGGGCCTACACCGCCATCGCCGACGACGTCTTCGGCATGGCCGCCAATCCCGCCGGTATGGCCCAGATAATCAACGCCGAGCTGGGTTCCTACTACGCCAACATCATCGGCGATGTGCACCACGGCTGGATCGGATTCACCCATGACATCAGCGACATGTGGAGCTACGGCGTGGAGCTGAACATGGTCTACACCTCCGAGACCCGCCGGGATTCCTACGGCGACCCGATAGGAACCTACAGCGTGGGACTGGGCACCCTGGGCGGAGCCATCTCCATGGAGCCGCTCCCGGGCTTTTCGCTGGGGCTTTCCGGGCACTACGTCGTCCAGAAGTACGACCAGGAGGTGGGCCAAGGCTTCGCCGGCGATTTCGGCCTCCTCTACCACACCCGGTTCAACGGCCTCCGGGTGGGCCTGGTTCTGGAAAATTTGGGCCCCAAAGTGAAGTTCCAGGAGCTCTCCGAGTCCATGCCCATGGGGGTCCGCGTCGGTCTCGGCTCGAGCATGTTCCAAGAGACGCTGACCGTGACCGGCGACTTCTCCTACGGCTTCGAGGGGACGTTGGAGGCCTGCGCCGGGGTCGAGTGGGAGGCGGTTCGGGGCGTGTCGTTCCGCGCCGGCTACAACATTCTCGGGGACTTCGACTCCTGGTCCGGCATCTCCTTGGGAATCGGCCTGGACGCTCTGTCCGGCCTGATCGTAGGCGAGCTGGACTACGCCTTCGTCCCCCAGTTGCCCATGGGTTACGTGCACCGCGTCAGCTACACCCTGAAGTTTTAA
- the ahcY gene encoding adenosylhomocysteinase: protein MKNDVSDLSLAPEGKLKIEWAERQMPTLRLVRERFERERPLAGLTLACCLHVTTETANLMRTLVTGGAEVYLCASNPLSTQDQTAASLVSDYGVNVFARYGEDSKTYYSHLRACLDAGPDITMDDGADLVSTMHTEYPGLLKTVLGSTEETTTGVIRLRAMEADGALKIPVIAVNDADTKHLFDNRYGTGQSTLDGILRATNTLIAGSVFVIAGYGWCGHGVAARAKGQGASVIITEINPVRALEAVMDGFRVMHMDEAAPLGDIFVTVTGNRDVIALDHFDSMKDGAIVANAGHFNVEIQVEELRAYATRRREIRPNLVEYTLPKGHAVFVLGEGRLVNLAAAEGHPAKVMDLSFCGQALAAEFLKKTTGLAPRVHTFPAEVDSTIATLKLESMGVAIDVLTERQRKYLASWREGT, encoded by the coding sequence GTGAAAAACGATGTCAGCGACCTGAGCCTGGCCCCCGAGGGTAAGCTCAAGATTGAATGGGCCGAGCGCCAGATGCCCACCCTGCGCCTCGTGCGGGAGCGCTTCGAGCGGGAGCGCCCCCTCGCCGGGCTCACCCTGGCCTGTTGCCTCCACGTCACCACGGAGACCGCCAACCTGATGCGGACCCTGGTGACGGGCGGGGCCGAAGTCTACCTCTGCGCCTCCAACCCCCTCTCGACCCAGGACCAGACCGCCGCCAGCCTGGTGAGCGATTACGGCGTCAACGTCTTCGCCCGGTACGGTGAGGATTCGAAGACCTACTACTCCCACCTGCGCGCCTGTCTGGACGCCGGTCCCGACATCACCATGGACGACGGCGCCGACCTGGTTTCCACCATGCACACCGAGTACCCCGGGCTGCTGAAGACCGTCCTGGGCTCCACCGAGGAGACCACCACCGGGGTCATCCGGCTGCGGGCCATGGAGGCCGACGGCGCCCTGAAAATCCCGGTCATCGCCGTCAACGACGCCGACACCAAGCACCTCTTCGACAACCGCTACGGCACCGGCCAGTCCACGCTGGACGGCATCCTGCGCGCCACCAACACGCTCATCGCCGGAAGCGTCTTCGTGATCGCCGGTTACGGCTGGTGCGGCCACGGGGTCGCCGCCCGGGCCAAGGGGCAGGGGGCCAGCGTCATCATCACCGAGATAAACCCCGTCAGGGCCCTGGAGGCGGTCATGGACGGCTTCCGGGTGATGCACATGGACGAGGCCGCGCCGCTGGGCGACATTTTCGTCACCGTCACCGGCAACCGCGACGTCATCGCCCTGGACCACTTCGACTCGATGAAGGACGGGGCCATCGTGGCCAACGCCGGTCACTTCAACGTCGAAATCCAGGTGGAGGAGCTGCGGGCCTACGCGACGAGGCGGCGTGAGATTCGCCCCAACCTGGTCGAGTACACCCTGCCGAAGGGGCACGCGGTCTTCGTCCTGGGCGAGGGTCGCCTGGTGAACCTCGCCGCCGCCGAGGGGCACCCGGCCAAGGTGATGGACCTATCCTTCTGCGGGCAGGCCCTGGCCGCTGAATTCCTGAAAAAAACCACCGGGCTGGCGCCTCGGGTTCACACCTTCCCGGCCGAGGTGGATTCCACAATCGCCACGCTCAAACTCGAGAGCATGGGCGTCGCCATAGACGTCCTGACTGAACGGCAGCGGAAGTACCTCGCATCCTGGCGCGAGGGCACTTAG
- a CDS encoding immune inhibitor A: MRATLILLLFFCASWAMPGMPLELYDYYGLTVPANLTEPERPDGVDQPSPVPTTANFTVRPLILLVDFDDQPADKDIHPPLEYGKIIFRRNQEPGTFTDYWDEVTGSRVRIVGDEESDVDSAWIRVSGTYDPTGEDLDYAFFTDGEYGFGGYPHNTQGMVRYALMAADPRINFADYDNDGPDGIPRSADPEHSDDDGYVDALFVVHAGWGAEQSRDPGNIWSCKWDLESDGGPGSFATDDGVKIKDFMVVPEELLDNSDDGNELLITIGVFCHDFGYKLGLPALYDTTPNRWDADSYGIGYWGLMGYGAWTGIVAYPQRVPLPGNCPVHPCAWSKYHAGWVTVTNATQGRNQPHAIYRAESSAPPDATRFLRITIAGPEEYFLLENRQQVGFDRGLSFLAHIDPDDPTPCDGLLIWHIDERVIEDNLAGNTVNGNKQHKGVDLEEADGYNDLDFRVNLGDDGDPFPGKFSKREFGPDTTPDSLPYGSSESTCYIERISDSGNPMTLYVTSIRNPLTQGVMAGPNPYYPERDDHLTFFFKFGIRVTVRIYTLSGDLVRTIGEDEVDEAFGQATWYGDNDNGSQVATGLYFFTVDSGDYHVGHGKFTVIR, translated from the coding sequence TTGCGGGCAACCCTCATCCTGCTCCTCTTCTTCTGCGCATCCTGGGCCATGCCCGGCATGCCGCTGGAGCTCTACGACTACTACGGGCTCACCGTCCCGGCGAACCTGACCGAGCCGGAGCGCCCCGACGGCGTGGACCAGCCATCCCCGGTTCCCACAACGGCCAACTTCACTGTCAGACCCCTTATCCTCCTGGTGGATTTCGACGACCAGCCGGCGGACAAGGACATCCACCCGCCGCTGGAGTACGGGAAGATAATCTTCCGCCGTAACCAGGAGCCGGGCACCTTCACCGACTACTGGGACGAGGTGACCGGCAGCCGGGTGCGGATCGTGGGCGACGAGGAATCCGACGTGGATTCGGCCTGGATCCGGGTCAGCGGAACCTACGACCCCACCGGCGAGGACCTGGATTACGCGTTCTTCACCGACGGGGAGTACGGTTTCGGCGGCTACCCGCACAACACCCAGGGGATGGTGCGCTACGCCCTGATGGCCGCCGACCCCCGGATCAACTTCGCCGATTACGACAACGACGGCCCCGACGGCATACCCCGCTCCGCAGACCCCGAGCACTCCGACGACGACGGCTACGTGGACGCCCTCTTCGTCGTCCACGCCGGGTGGGGCGCCGAGCAGAGCCGGGACCCCGGGAACATCTGGAGCTGCAAGTGGGACCTCGAGTCCGACGGGGGTCCCGGGTCCTTCGCCACCGACGACGGGGTCAAGATCAAAGATTTCATGGTCGTGCCCGAGGAGCTCCTGGACAACTCCGACGACGGCAACGAGCTTTTAATCACCATCGGCGTTTTCTGCCACGACTTCGGATACAAGCTCGGCCTGCCCGCGCTCTACGACACCACCCCCAACCGCTGGGACGCCGACTCCTACGGCATCGGTTACTGGGGGTTGATGGGCTACGGCGCCTGGACGGGAATCGTGGCCTATCCCCAGCGCGTCCCGCTCCCCGGCAACTGCCCCGTGCACCCCTGCGCGTGGAGCAAGTACCACGCGGGTTGGGTCACGGTGACCAACGCCACCCAGGGCCGCAACCAGCCGCACGCCATCTACCGGGCCGAGAGCTCGGCGCCGCCCGACGCCACCCGGTTCCTGAGAATCACCATCGCCGGTCCCGAGGAGTACTTCCTGTTGGAGAACCGCCAGCAGGTGGGCTTCGACCGCGGCCTTTCGTTTCTTGCGCACATAGACCCCGACGACCCGACGCCCTGCGACGGCCTTCTCATCTGGCACATTGACGAGCGGGTCATCGAGGACAACCTCGCGGGCAACACCGTCAACGGGAACAAGCAGCACAAGGGCGTGGACCTTGAGGAGGCCGACGGCTACAACGACCTCGACTTCCGGGTGAACCTGGGCGACGACGGGGATCCCTTCCCGGGAAAATTCTCGAAGCGGGAGTTCGGACCCGATACGACGCCCGATTCCCTCCCCTACGGCTCCAGTGAGTCCACCTGTTACATCGAGCGCATCAGCGACTCGGGCAACCCGATGACCCTCTACGTGACCAGCATCCGCAATCCCTTGACCCAAGGGGTGATGGCGGGGCCCAACCCCTACTACCCCGAGCGGGATGACCACCTCACCTTCTTCTTCAAGTTCGGCATCCGGGTCACCGTCCGCATCTACACGCTCTCCGGAGACCTGGTGCGCACCATCGGCGAGGACGAGGTGGACGAGGCCTTCGGCCAGGCGACTTGGTACGGGGACAACGATAACGGGAGCCAGGTGGCCACGGGGCTCTACTTCTTCACCGTGGATTCGGGCGATTACCACGTGGGCCACGGCAAGTTCACGGTCATCCGCTGA
- the metK gene encoding methionine adenosyltransferase — protein sequence MMKKKHFFTSESVTEGHPDKIADQISDGVLDSALEQDIHSRVACETLVTTGLAIVTGEITTNGFIDIPSIVRGTVKEIGYTDARMGFDYESIGILSAIDPQSPDIAQGVNESSAHEQGAGDQGLMFGYATDETPELMPLTASLAHKLAMRLAEVRKTGVVSHLRPDGKTQVTVEYADGEPRRVKTVIIAAQHDEEVLPEKLAQAIKAEVIAKVIQPEWLDSETEYHINGTGRFTFGGPQADAGLTGRKIIVDTYGGHGAHGGGCFSGKDPSKVDRSASYMARYIAKNIVAAGLARTLELQLAYCIGVAQPVSILVETFGTAKVDEEALERAVRKIFDLRPKAIIERLDLLRPIYKKTAAYGHFGRELPEFTWEKTDAVSDLHNAV from the coding sequence TTGATGAAGAAAAAGCACTTTTTTACCTCGGAGTCCGTCACCGAGGGGCACCCGGACAAGATAGCCGATCAAATTTCCGACGGGGTTTTAGACTCCGCGCTGGAACAGGATATCCATTCCCGTGTGGCCTGCGAGACACTGGTCACCACCGGTCTGGCCATCGTCACCGGGGAGATTACCACCAACGGGTTTATAGACATCCCGAGCATCGTCCGGGGGACGGTGAAGGAGATAGGTTACACCGACGCCCGCATGGGCTTCGATTACGAGTCCATCGGGATTCTCTCGGCCATAGATCCCCAGTCCCCGGACATCGCCCAGGGCGTGAATGAGTCATCCGCCCACGAGCAGGGCGCCGGCGACCAGGGGCTGATGTTCGGCTACGCCACCGATGAGACGCCGGAGCTGATGCCCTTGACCGCGTCTTTGGCCCACAAGCTGGCGATGCGGCTGGCCGAGGTGCGCAAGACCGGCGTCGTCTCCCATCTGCGTCCCGACGGCAAGACCCAGGTCACGGTGGAGTACGCCGACGGAGAGCCCCGCCGGGTGAAAACGGTGATCATCGCCGCCCAGCACGACGAGGAAGTTCTGCCCGAGAAGCTGGCGCAGGCGATAAAAGCCGAGGTCATCGCCAAGGTCATCCAGCCGGAGTGGCTGGACTCCGAGACGGAGTACCACATCAACGGAACCGGGAGGTTCACCTTCGGCGGCCCGCAGGCCGACGCCGGCCTCACCGGTCGCAAGATAATCGTGGACACCTACGGCGGCCACGGCGCCCACGGGGGCGGCTGCTTCTCCGGCAAGGACCCGTCGAAGGTGGACCGCTCGGCCAGCTACATGGCCCGTTACATCGCCAAAAATATCGTCGCCGCCGGACTGGCCCGCACGCTCGAGCTCCAGTTGGCGTACTGCATCGGGGTGGCCCAGCCGGTGAGCATCCTCGTCGAAACCTTCGGCACGGCCAAGGTGGACGAGGAGGCCCTCGAGCGCGCGGTGCGAAAAATCTTCGATCTGCGGCCCAAAGCCATCATCGAGCGGCTGGACCTGCTCCGCCCCATCTACAAGAAGACCGCCGCCTACGGCCACTTCGGCCGGGAGCTGCCCGAATTCACCTGGGAGAAGACCGACGCGGTCTCCGACCTCCACAACGCGGTGTAA